The Arachis hypogaea cultivar Tifrunner chromosome 16, arahy.Tifrunner.gnm2.J5K5, whole genome shotgun sequence genome contains a region encoding:
- the LOC112754917 gene encoding aquaporin SIP1-2 yields MVRAIKAAIGDGVLTFMWVFCSSMLGIASSSITRFLDIQHLHYNGFPYPSFLVTTFLVFVLVFVFTIIGNALGGASFNPTGTAAFYAIGLGSDSLFSMALRFPAQALGAAGGALAIMEIIPSKYKHMMGGPSLKVDLHTGAVVEGVLTFVITFAVLYIILKGPRSDLLKTWLLAMSTVALVMVGSAYTGPSMNPANAFGWAYLNNWHNTWDQFYVYWICPFVGAIFAAWFFRAIFPPPEATQEKKQKKA; encoded by the exons ATGGTTCGTGCTATAAAGGCTGCAATTGGTGATGGGGTGTTGACTTTCATGTGGGTGTTCTGTTCCTCCATGTTGGGGATAGCTTCAAGCTCCATAACAAGATTTCTTGACATTCAGCACCTCCATTACAATGGCTTCCCTTACCCTTCATTCCTTGTCACAACTTTCCTTGTTTTCGTACTTGTCTTTGTGTTCACCATCATTGGCAATGCCTTGGGTGGTGCCAGCTTCAATCCCACTGGCACTGCTGCGTTCTATGCTATTGGTCTCGGCTCTGACTCACTCTTCTCCATGGCTCTGCGCTTCCCTGCCCag GCTCTTGGTGCTGCTGGTGGAGCTTTGGCAATTATGGAGATAATTCCTTCGAAATACAAACACATGATGGGAGGCCCTTCATTGAAAGTGGATCTGCACACCGGTGCTGTTGTTGAGGGAGTGTTGACTTTTGTGATCACTTTTGCTGTGCTCTACATAATCCTCAAGGGCCCTCGTAGTGACTTGCTCAAGACTTGGTTGCTCGCCATGTCGACCGTCGCACTAGTCATGGTTGGATCGGCTTACACCGGTCCATCCATGAATCCTGCCAAT GCGTTTGGTTGGGCATACCTAAATAACTGGCACAACACATGGGATCAATTCTATGTATACTGGATCTGCCCCTTCGTCGGAGCAATATTTGCCGCATGGTTTTTCCGCGCCATCTTCCCCCCACCAGAAGCTACACAGGAGAAGAAAcagaagaaagcatga